Proteins encoded within one genomic window of Lepidochelys kempii isolate rLepKem1 chromosome 11, rLepKem1.hap2, whole genome shotgun sequence:
- the LOC140895982 gene encoding uncharacterized protein isoform X1: MAEPEKKRIRRLCSFKDEWLQLPEYQNWLSKASEESGYCSICRVQFKIQFDSVKAIQHHAETAGHEIKVRAQVQSNIIDKFFVLPDTSEEEQVCTAELLLTYHGVKHHHSYHSQDCGNKLYPSIFTDSKIASKIHCGRRKAEALIENVLAPHSLKLAVQDIGSASFSIVTDAWNKGNTKLFPVALHYFNKDKGSCTCILDFFEDADETSEAIANNVRSCLQNAGLIHNKIVAYGADNASVNFGKHKSVLVHLKQMLDLPNLVPGHCSTHIVHNTAKHGLKMLSYDVENLVIKVFSEFSSSAKNISELKEFFDFLETDYSEILRHVPTHFLTLFTAVDRLLKHWPALKSYFVKKGEEKVSCAIWAFLSEQEDAVSDDDIVTLPELYVYFVHNILSQFNNTVKVLESDYIQVTELYGVFNRLRREIQNRQEQGFYGYKATQFLKKLPPNEQNKFVGDAQRAYTRMLQYLEKWFDFSENSFYVLCAPLNLDGPLELDKLCALTANWDIQVDGDELFTEMCSLNDALPALKSLTNDAELPLSPQQQERRHRISVSEVWVEFFKRWEAPNLLKIVQHVLAVPPTNAFVERVFSVMKNLRTGERNRLRVGAVKAELFVHFNYTMTCAEFAGFLKTKAAKELVAAARQEQKYEPGEGMVSENVEENPQQEDPEQVETHGTLLGRSEGTVSWSPEHGKAGGSQCRPERQQGNQPGKNAGKSTQLDGGSTNLSKNMMHQRSSKGERKNTCTECGKSFSRSLYLIIHRRTHTGERPHKCLQCGKSFIGIPTLKKHQKIHTREKPYKCPDCGKSFGERSHLIGHQRVHTEAKTFICSQCGETFCNWSSFLRHERIHTGERSKPHKCPECGENFRDRTGLIRHQTTHTGEKPYTCLKCGESFSRRSNLTRHQKVHTGERPYKCLKCGKSFSQKSTRSRHLRTHWGESE, translated from the exons ATGGCGGAACCCGAAAAGAAAAGGATTCGAAGGCTGTGCTCTTTTAAAGACGAGTGGTTGCAACTCCCAGAGTATCAGAATTGGCTTTCAAAGGCAAGTGAGGAGTCGGGATACTGTTCTATTTGTCGTGTTCAATTCAAGATTCAGTTTGATTCTGTAAAAGCTATCCAGCATCATGCAGAGACAGCGGGTCACGAAATCAAAGTACGAGCACAAGTCCAGTCCAATATAATCGATAAATTCTTCGTATTGCCTGATACCTCCGAAGAAGAACAGGTGTGCACGGCTGAATTGCTCTTAACATACCATGGAGTTAAACACCACCACAGCTACCATTCTCAAGACTGTGGAAATAAACTGTACCCCTCCATTTTCACTGATTCCAAGATAGCTTCCAAAATTCACTGTGGAAGGAGAAAAGCGGAGGCTTTGATTGAGAATGTATTAGCCCCTCATTCATTAAAACTGGCTGTGCAAGACATTGGATCAGCATCGTTCTCAATAGTGACAGATGCTTGGAATAAAGGGAACACAAAATTATTCCCAGTTGCCCTCCACTACTTTAATAAAGATAAGGGAAGCTGCACATGTATCCTAGACTTTTTCGAGGATGCAGATGAGACCTCAGAGGCAATCGCAAACAACGTAAGAAGTTGTCTTCAAAATGCTGGTCTGATACATAATAAAATTGTGGCATATGGAGCAGACAACGCATCTGTCAATTTTGGAAAGCACAAGTCTGTTTTGGTGCACCTAAAACAAATGTTGGATTTACCAAATCTTGTGCCAGGGCATTGCAGCACTCACATAGTGCACAACACAGCAAAACATGGCTTGAAAATGCTCTCTTATGATGTAGAGAACTTGGTCATCAAGGTTTTCAGTGAATTCTCGTCCAGTGCAAAGAACATTAGTGAGCTTAAAGAGTTCTTTGACTTCCTGGAGACAGACTATTCGGAAATCTTACGCCATGTACCTACACATTTTTTGACCCTTTTCACTGCCGTAGACAGGTTACTGAAGCATTGGCCTGCCCTCAAATCTTACTTTgtgaagaaaggagaggaaaaagtgAGCTGCGCAATATGGGCCTTTCTCTCTGAGCAGGAGGATGCAGTATCCGATGATGACATTGTTACACTTCCCGAGCTGTACGTCTACTTTGTGCACAACATTCTGAGCCAATTTAACAACACCGTAAAGGTTCTTGAAAGTGATTACATTCAGGTAACTGAACTGTATGGCGTATTCAACAGGCTGAGAAGAGAGATTCAGAATCGACAAGAGCAAGGCTTCTATGGGTACAAGGCGACACAGTTCTTGAAGAAACTGCCGCCTAATGAGCAGAATAAATTTGTTGGAGATGCCCAACGGGCTTACACACGCATGCTGCAGTACCTAGAAAAGTGGTTTGATTTCAGCGAAAACTCTTTCTATGTGCTGTGTGCACCACTCAACCTAGACGGACCTCTTGAGCTAGACAAACTGTGTGCTTTGACTGCAAACTGGGACATTCAAGTAGACGGAGATGAACTATTTACAGAAATGTGCTCACTGAACGATGCGCTACCAGCCCTAAAGAGTTTGACAAATGATGCTGAATTGCCATTGTCCCCCCAGCAACAAGAGCGCCGCCATCGAATCAGTGTCTCCGAGGTGTGGGTAGAATTCTTTAAGCGCTGGGAGGCCCCAAATTTACTTAAAATTGTGCAGCATGTGCTTGCCGTACCACCCACCAACGCCTTTGTGGAACGCGTTTTCAGTGTTATGAAGAACTTGAGGACTGGCGAAAGGAATCGGCTCCGTGTGGGCGCGGTGAAAGCTGAGCTATTCGTGCACTTCAACTACACAATGACATGTGCCGAGTTTGCTGGATTTTTGAAGACAAAAGCAGCGAAGGAGCTTGTGGCGGCAGCGAGGCAAGAGCAGAAGTATGAAC caggTGAGGGAATGGTGAGTGAGAATGTGGAAGAGAACCCTCAGCAGGAAGATCCTGAGCAAGTTGAAACTCACGGGACGTTATTGGGTAGATCTGAAGGGACTGTCTCCTGGAGTCCAGAGCACGGAAAAGCCGGTGGGTCTCAGTGCAGGCCAGAGAGACAGCAGGGAAACCAGCCAGGGAAGAACGCGGGTAAATCCACTCAACTTGACGGTGGTTCGACGAATCTTAGTAAAAACATGATGCACCAGAGATCCTCCAAAGGGGAGAGGAAAAACACCTGcaccgagtgtgggaaaagcttcagtcggaGTTTATACCTTATTATACATCgcagaacccacacaggagaaagacctCATAAATGTCTTCAGTGTGGGAAGAGCTTTATTGGCATCCCAACCCTGAaaaaacatcagaaaatccacacgaGAGAAAAACCCTATAAGTGCCCTGACTGCGGGAAAAGCTTCGGTGAGAGATCACACCTTATTGGCCACCAGAGAGTCCACACAGAAGCAAAAACCTTCATATGCTCTCAGTGTGGGGAAACCTTCTGTAACTGGTCATCCTTTCTTAGACATGAGAGAATCCACACCGGAGAGAGATCTAAACCTCATAAGTGCCCTGAGTGTGGGGAGAACTTCCGTGATAGGACTGGTCTTATTAGGCATCAGACAactcacacaggagagaaaccctataccTGCCTGAAGTGTGGAGAAAGCTTCAGTCGGCGCTCAAACCTTACCAGGCACCAAAAAGTTCACACTGGGGAGAGACCCTATAAGTGCCTcaagtgcgggaaaagcttcagtcagaaATCAACCCGCAGTAGACATCTGAGAACGCactggggagaaagtg
- the LOC140895982 gene encoding uncharacterized protein isoform X2, giving the protein MAEPEKKRIRRLCSFKDEWLQLPEYQNWLSKASEESGYCSICRVQFKIQFDSVKAIQHHAETAGHEIKVRAQVQSNIIDKFFVLPDTSEEEQVCTAELLLTYHGVKHHHSYHSQDCGNKLYPSIFTDSKIASKIHCGRRKAEALIENVLAPHSLKLAVQDIGSASFSIVTDAWNKGNTKLFPVALHYFNKDKGSCTCILDFFEDADETSEAIANNVRSCLQNAGLIHNKIVAYGADNASVNFGKHKSVLVHLKQMLDLPNLVPGHCSTHIVHNTAKHGLKMLSYDVENLVIKVFSEFSSSAKNISELKEFFDFLETDYSEILRHVPTHFLTLFTAVDRLLKHWPALKSYFVKKGEEKVSCAIWAFLSEQEDAVSDDDIVTLPELYVYFVHNILSQFNNTVKVLESDYIQVTELYGVFNRLRREIQNRQEQGFYGYKATQFLKKLPPNEQNKFVGDAQRAYTRMLQYLEKWFDFSENSFYVLCAPLNLDGPLELDKLCALTANWDIQVDGDELFTEMCSLNDALPALKSLTNDAELPLSPQQQERRHRISVSEVWVEFFKRWEAPNLLKIVQHVLAVPPTNAFVERVFSVMKNLRTGERNRLRVGAVKAELFVHFNYTMTCAEFAGFLKTKAAKELVAAARQEQKYEREGMVSENVEENPQQEDPEQVETHGTLLGRSEGTVSWSPEHGKAGGSQCRPERQQGNQPGKNAGKSTQLDGGSTNLSKNMMHQRSSKGERKNTCTECGKSFSRSLYLIIHRRTHTGERPHKCLQCGKSFIGIPTLKKHQKIHTREKPYKCPDCGKSFGERSHLIGHQRVHTEAKTFICSQCGETFCNWSSFLRHERIHTGERSKPHKCPECGENFRDRTGLIRHQTTHTGEKPYTCLKCGESFSRRSNLTRHQKVHTGERPYKCLKCGKSFSQKSTRSRHLRTHWGESE; this is encoded by the exons ATGGCGGAACCCGAAAAGAAAAGGATTCGAAGGCTGTGCTCTTTTAAAGACGAGTGGTTGCAACTCCCAGAGTATCAGAATTGGCTTTCAAAGGCAAGTGAGGAGTCGGGATACTGTTCTATTTGTCGTGTTCAATTCAAGATTCAGTTTGATTCTGTAAAAGCTATCCAGCATCATGCAGAGACAGCGGGTCACGAAATCAAAGTACGAGCACAAGTCCAGTCCAATATAATCGATAAATTCTTCGTATTGCCTGATACCTCCGAAGAAGAACAGGTGTGCACGGCTGAATTGCTCTTAACATACCATGGAGTTAAACACCACCACAGCTACCATTCTCAAGACTGTGGAAATAAACTGTACCCCTCCATTTTCACTGATTCCAAGATAGCTTCCAAAATTCACTGTGGAAGGAGAAAAGCGGAGGCTTTGATTGAGAATGTATTAGCCCCTCATTCATTAAAACTGGCTGTGCAAGACATTGGATCAGCATCGTTCTCAATAGTGACAGATGCTTGGAATAAAGGGAACACAAAATTATTCCCAGTTGCCCTCCACTACTTTAATAAAGATAAGGGAAGCTGCACATGTATCCTAGACTTTTTCGAGGATGCAGATGAGACCTCAGAGGCAATCGCAAACAACGTAAGAAGTTGTCTTCAAAATGCTGGTCTGATACATAATAAAATTGTGGCATATGGAGCAGACAACGCATCTGTCAATTTTGGAAAGCACAAGTCTGTTTTGGTGCACCTAAAACAAATGTTGGATTTACCAAATCTTGTGCCAGGGCATTGCAGCACTCACATAGTGCACAACACAGCAAAACATGGCTTGAAAATGCTCTCTTATGATGTAGAGAACTTGGTCATCAAGGTTTTCAGTGAATTCTCGTCCAGTGCAAAGAACATTAGTGAGCTTAAAGAGTTCTTTGACTTCCTGGAGACAGACTATTCGGAAATCTTACGCCATGTACCTACACATTTTTTGACCCTTTTCACTGCCGTAGACAGGTTACTGAAGCATTGGCCTGCCCTCAAATCTTACTTTgtgaagaaaggagaggaaaaagtgAGCTGCGCAATATGGGCCTTTCTCTCTGAGCAGGAGGATGCAGTATCCGATGATGACATTGTTACACTTCCCGAGCTGTACGTCTACTTTGTGCACAACATTCTGAGCCAATTTAACAACACCGTAAAGGTTCTTGAAAGTGATTACATTCAGGTAACTGAACTGTATGGCGTATTCAACAGGCTGAGAAGAGAGATTCAGAATCGACAAGAGCAAGGCTTCTATGGGTACAAGGCGACACAGTTCTTGAAGAAACTGCCGCCTAATGAGCAGAATAAATTTGTTGGAGATGCCCAACGGGCTTACACACGCATGCTGCAGTACCTAGAAAAGTGGTTTGATTTCAGCGAAAACTCTTTCTATGTGCTGTGTGCACCACTCAACCTAGACGGACCTCTTGAGCTAGACAAACTGTGTGCTTTGACTGCAAACTGGGACATTCAAGTAGACGGAGATGAACTATTTACAGAAATGTGCTCACTGAACGATGCGCTACCAGCCCTAAAGAGTTTGACAAATGATGCTGAATTGCCATTGTCCCCCCAGCAACAAGAGCGCCGCCATCGAATCAGTGTCTCCGAGGTGTGGGTAGAATTCTTTAAGCGCTGGGAGGCCCCAAATTTACTTAAAATTGTGCAGCATGTGCTTGCCGTACCACCCACCAACGCCTTTGTGGAACGCGTTTTCAGTGTTATGAAGAACTTGAGGACTGGCGAAAGGAATCGGCTCCGTGTGGGCGCGGTGAAAGCTGAGCTATTCGTGCACTTCAACTACACAATGACATGTGCCGAGTTTGCTGGATTTTTGAAGACAAAAGCAGCGAAGGAGCTTGTGGCGGCAGCGAGGCAAGAGCAGAAGTATGAAC gTGAGGGAATGGTGAGTGAGAATGTGGAAGAGAACCCTCAGCAGGAAGATCCTGAGCAAGTTGAAACTCACGGGACGTTATTGGGTAGATCTGAAGGGACTGTCTCCTGGAGTCCAGAGCACGGAAAAGCCGGTGGGTCTCAGTGCAGGCCAGAGAGACAGCAGGGAAACCAGCCAGGGAAGAACGCGGGTAAATCCACTCAACTTGACGGTGGTTCGACGAATCTTAGTAAAAACATGATGCACCAGAGATCCTCCAAAGGGGAGAGGAAAAACACCTGcaccgagtgtgggaaaagcttcagtcggaGTTTATACCTTATTATACATCgcagaacccacacaggagaaagacctCATAAATGTCTTCAGTGTGGGAAGAGCTTTATTGGCATCCCAACCCTGAaaaaacatcagaaaatccacacgaGAGAAAAACCCTATAAGTGCCCTGACTGCGGGAAAAGCTTCGGTGAGAGATCACACCTTATTGGCCACCAGAGAGTCCACACAGAAGCAAAAACCTTCATATGCTCTCAGTGTGGGGAAACCTTCTGTAACTGGTCATCCTTTCTTAGACATGAGAGAATCCACACCGGAGAGAGATCTAAACCTCATAAGTGCCCTGAGTGTGGGGAGAACTTCCGTGATAGGACTGGTCTTATTAGGCATCAGACAactcacacaggagagaaaccctataccTGCCTGAAGTGTGGAGAAAGCTTCAGTCGGCGCTCAAACCTTACCAGGCACCAAAAAGTTCACACTGGGGAGAGACCCTATAAGTGCCTcaagtgcgggaaaagcttcagtcagaaATCAACCCGCAGTAGACATCTGAGAACGCactggggagaaagtg